One genomic segment of Methanothermobacter wolfeii includes these proteins:
- a CDS encoding C39 family peptidase, with translation MTSSASGDPIVMQSRDYTCGPAALATVLKSLGIPCSESELAELAGTDESGTTMYGLIVAAITKGLKARGLKMDVSQLRKNHIVFVRFGESCHYSVIRSVNGRTVTLADPSLGEIKMKREIFSRIFTGNVLVVERPDD, from the coding sequence ATGACTTCATCTGCCAGCGGGGATCCGATAGTGATGCAGAGCAGGGATTACACCTGCGGACCTGCTGCACTTGCAACGGTGTTAAAAAGCCTTGGAATACCATGCAGTGAATCTGAACTTGCCGAACTTGCAGGTACAGATGAATCAGGCACCACCATGTATGGCCTGATAGTTGCAGCCATCACAAAGGGCCTGAAGGCTAGGGGCCTTAAAATGGATGTCTCTCAGCTTAGAAAAAACCACATAGTCTTTGTCAGGTTTGGTGAGAGCTGTCACTACAGTGTCATCAGGTCGGTTAATGGGAGGACAGTAACCCTTGCCGACCCCTCACTCGGTGAAATCAAAATGAAAAGGGAGATATTTTCAAGGATCTTCACGGGCAACGTTCTGGTGGTGGAGAGGCCGGATGATTAA
- a CDS encoding oligosaccharide repeat unit polymerase family protein, with the protein MRSDIFSPYSVLLVLLIYLALALAGTGLGLRGLGQPSASTFGYMAIGGSAFALGVYLSSRIKTETFTSMGSQGGNPACGRGEDRLLSEEQKRTVIIAAVITGIILQAVNIYLLGGIPLLSGYLKARAVTKIWLLSYLLFLPSVNVLLSIDPRRRNYIPVIIGAFLFALTGYRTTVVVILLSAFITVYYSKKPSAGKLLVFITVLAAVALIVGYLAVRSIEWQQWDLNPVELILYRAGYTLMVFDRLIDLQGATRGSLLYYTITGYLNSTDPRAIVGEVVLGYRHSTTSLIFGPALLDFGLHAMLIQMFILGTVLGTVHRIQHVTGGALRGIYAVILAQTMVWVETGPTDLIVWLFYIMAILGVFMVWRCSSEAGSGC; encoded by the coding sequence ATGAGGTCTGATATCTTTTCACCCTACTCAGTCCTTCTGGTGCTACTCATATACCTTGCACTGGCCCTTGCAGGAACAGGGCTGGGTCTAAGGGGCCTTGGCCAGCCATCAGCATCCACCTTCGGATACATGGCCATTGGGGGGTCGGCATTTGCCCTTGGAGTTTATCTTTCTTCACGTATTAAAACAGAAACATTCACCTCCATGGGCAGTCAGGGAGGAAACCCGGCCTGTGGCAGGGGAGAAGACAGGCTACTCTCTGAAGAACAGAAGAGAACAGTGATCATTGCGGCTGTCATTACAGGGATCATCTTACAGGCAGTTAACATTTACCTTCTTGGGGGCATCCCTCTTCTCAGCGGGTACCTTAAGGCAAGGGCGGTTACGAAGATATGGCTCCTATCATATCTTCTTTTCCTGCCTTCTGTTAACGTGCTTCTTTCCATTGACCCCAGGAGGAGGAACTATATACCCGTAATTATAGGCGCCTTTCTCTTTGCACTCACAGGTTACAGGACAACGGTGGTTGTGATACTCCTAAGCGCATTCATCACTGTTTACTATTCAAAGAAACCATCAGCCGGTAAACTCCTCGTCTTCATCACGGTTCTTGCTGCGGTGGCACTGATCGTGGGGTATCTGGCTGTCAGGTCAATTGAGTGGCAGCAGTGGGATCTGAACCCGGTTGAGCTCATACTTTACAGGGCAGGGTACACCCTGATGGTCTTTGACAGGCTCATTGACCTCCAGGGCGCAACCAGGGGAAGCCTCCTCTACTACACCATAACAGGCTACCTTAACTCCACAGACCCACGTGCGATTGTGGGTGAAGTGGTTCTGGGGTACCGGCACTCAACAACTTCCCTCATATTCGGCCCCGCGCTCCTGGACTTCGGCCTTCATGCCATGCTGATCCAGATGTTCATCCTCGGCACAGTCCTCGGAACAGTCCACAGGATCCAGCATGTTACAGGGGGGGCTTTAAGGGGAATCTACGCCGTTATACTCGCCCAGACCATGGTATGGGTTGAAACCGGACCCACGGACCTCATAGTATGGCTTTTTTACATCATGGCAATCCTGGGCGTATTCATGGTATGGAGGTGTTCATCTGAGGCTGGCAGTGGCTGCTGA
- a CDS encoding ferredoxin family protein, whose product MFELKIIIDEDKCTGCGECREACPKGGKIWTIDRKTGKAAASNLEFCHQCIICASKCPEGAIRIIRDDNYEKGSENEENP is encoded by the coding sequence GTGTTTGAGTTGAAGATAATCATTGATGAGGATAAGTGTACCGGCTGCGGTGAATGCCGGGAGGCATGCCCCAAGGGGGGAAAGATCTGGACCATTGACAGGAAAACAGGTAAGGCCGCCGCATCAAATCTTGAATTCTGTCACCAGTGCATAATCTGCGCCAGTAAATGCCCTGAAGGGGCTATACGAATCATAAGGGATGATAACTATGAGAAAGGCTCTGAAAACGAGGAAAACCCTTGA
- a CDS encoding ParA family protein translates to MGEMISIINQKGGCGKTTTAVNLSAALALLDRRVLVIDMDPQGNATTGLGIKKSELESTIYTVLSRKTGLSDVILPTELQDLYIAPSNISLSGAEIELSSEIGYHAILQEAVRDVRNEFDYIFIDSPPSLGILTLNALVASDSVIIPIQAEYYALEGMADLLKTMSLVHERLQSPCPIKGILMTLYDSRTRLARDVHREVKNFFGESENIFRTTIPRNVRLAEAPSHGKPCITYDPESTGTAAYMKLAGEIIGMECE, encoded by the coding sequence ATGGGAGAAATGATTTCCATCATAAACCAGAAGGGAGGCTGTGGAAAGACAACCACGGCGGTCAATCTTTCAGCGGCACTGGCCCTTCTTGACAGGAGGGTCCTTGTAATCGACATGGACCCCCAGGGAAACGCAACAACAGGCCTTGGAATTAAAAAATCAGAGCTGGAATCAACAATATACACGGTCCTCAGCAGGAAAACAGGGTTATCAGATGTTATCCTGCCAACAGAACTCCAGGACCTCTACATAGCACCCAGCAACATATCCCTGAGCGGTGCCGAGATTGAACTCAGCAGTGAAATAGGGTACCATGCAATACTCCAGGAGGCGGTCAGGGATGTGAGAAATGAGTTCGACTACATATTCATAGACTCCCCACCATCCCTGGGCATACTGACACTCAACGCCCTGGTGGCATCAGACAGTGTTATAATACCTATCCAGGCAGAGTACTATGCCCTTGAGGGAATGGCGGACCTCTTAAAGACCATGAGCCTTGTCCATGAGCGCCTCCAGAGTCCATGCCCAATAAAGGGCATACTAATGACCCTCTATGATTCAAGGACCCGGCTTGCAAGGGACGTCCACAGGGAGGTTAAGAACTTCTTCGGTGAGAGCGAGAACATTTTCAGAACCACCATCCCACGGAACGTCCGCCTTGCAGAGGCACCAAGCCATGGAAAGCCATGCATAACCTATGACCCTGAAAGCACGGGCACAGCAGCCTACATGAAACTTGCAGGGGAAATAATAGGGATGGAGTGTGAATGA
- a CDS encoding TOBE domain-containing protein, giving the protein MSGAMRVRVNGKEVPVDHERFMLLKLIDERGSISSASHDSGIPYRSALAYIRRLEEILGTRIVKTRRGGRGGGGGSRLTETGKKIVREYIKLKKGLERHSASNEIRGVVKEVLEDGGIRIQAGSSIIEAAGYDDVVEGEAVTLLIEPEDIVIMPERQVSSMRNVIPGTVKGMEMQGDTVTVKIDIGDGLELDTSITSRSLKSLKLKLGMNIFAGFKAVAVTIVK; this is encoded by the coding sequence ATGAGTGGTGCTATGAGGGTAAGGGTCAATGGTAAAGAGGTGCCGGTGGACCATGAAAGATTCATGCTCCTTAAACTGATAGATGAAAGGGGATCCATAAGCAGCGCATCCCATGATTCTGGCATCCCCTACAGAAGCGCCCTTGCCTATATACGAAGGCTTGAGGAAATTCTCGGCACCAGAATAGTTAAAACCCGGCGTGGTGGAAGAGGTGGTGGGGGCGGCAGCAGACTCACCGAAACCGGGAAGAAGATTGTGAGGGAGTACATCAAACTTAAAAAAGGCCTTGAAAGGCACTCTGCCAGCAACGAGATAAGAGGGGTGGTAAAGGAAGTCCTTGAAGATGGGGGGATAAGGATCCAGGCAGGTTCCTCCATTATAGAGGCTGCAGGGTATGATGATGTCGTTGAAGGAGAGGCTGTAACGCTCCTTATAGAACCGGAGGATATTGTCATTATGCCTGAAAGGCAGGTCTCAAGTATGAGGAATGTTATTCCAGGTACTGTAAAGGGTATGGAAATGCAGGGGGACACTGTAACCGTGAAAATAGATATAGGTGATGGCCTGGAGCTTGACACCAGCATAACCTCAAGGTCCCTAAAAAGCCTCAAACTTAAACTTGGCATGAACATATTTGCCGGCTTTAAGGCCGTAGCTGTTACCATAGTAAAGTGA
- a CDS encoding F420-dependent methylenetetrahydromethanopterin dehydrogenase — MVVKIGIIRCGNIGTSPVLDLLLDERADRPNIDVCVVGSGAKMNPDEIERAVPTMLEMDRDFVIFISPNPGAPGPAKARELLSEADVPAMIIGDAPGLRVKDEIEEQGLGYIIVKADPMIGARREFLDPTEMASFNSDVIKVLAFTGAYRVVQNTIDAMIADVEAGKAPELPQIVIDTDVAVDAAGYENPYAKAKAMAAYEIATKVADIDVKGCFMVQDPEKYIPIVASAHEMLSAAARLAAEAREIEKANDSVLRTPHGKEGETLSKTDLLAKPE, encoded by the coding sequence ATGGTTGTAAAAATTGGGATAATACGCTGTGGTAACATTGGAACCTCCCCGGTACTTGACCTGCTCCTTGATGAAAGGGCTGACAGGCCAAACATAGACGTCTGTGTTGTGGGATCAGGGGCTAAAATGAACCCTGATGAAATTGAAAGGGCCGTACCAACAATGCTTGAAATGGACAGGGACTTCGTGATATTCATAAGTCCAAACCCTGGCGCACCTGGTCCTGCAAAGGCAAGGGAGCTCCTTTCAGAGGCAGATGTTCCTGCAATGATCATTGGTGACGCCCCTGGCCTCAGGGTGAAGGATGAAATTGAAGAACAGGGCCTTGGATACATAATAGTCAAGGCTGACCCCATGATAGGGGCAAGGAGGGAGTTCCTTGACCCAACAGAGATGGCATCATTCAACTCAGATGTTATAAAGGTTCTTGCATTCACAGGAGCCTACAGGGTTGTTCAGAACACAATAGACGCCATGATAGCAGATGTTGAGGCAGGAAAAGCACCTGAACTCCCACAGATCGTAATAGACACCGACGTCGCTGTGGATGCAGCAGGTTACGAGAACCCATACGCAAAGGCCAAGGCCATGGCTGCCTATGAGATAGCAACCAAGGTGGCTGATATAGACGTTAAGGGCTGTTTCATGGTCCAGGACCCTGAAAAATACATACCAATCGTGGCCTCTGCACATGAAATGCTTTCAGCAGCAGCCAGACTGGCAGCTGAAGCAAGAGAAATCGAAAAGGCCAATGACAGTGTTCTCAGAACACCACACGGCAAGGAAGGCGAAACCCTCAGCAAAACAGATCTCCTGGCAAAGCCAGAATAG
- a CDS encoding flavodoxin family protein gives MILGICGSPRKQATEYVLQRALSQLEEAGFETEFFTVRGKTIGPCRHCDYCLREKRCLVEDDMYPLYSLLKEAEGIVIATPVYNGGVSAQIKAIMDRCRALGAEDYDALRGKVGMGIAVGGDRAGGQEPALLQIHTFYILNGVIPVSGGSFGANLGACFWSRDTAEGVKEDPYGFRSLDKTLKMFMKFLEKTG, from the coding sequence ATGATACTGGGTATATGTGGAAGTCCGAGGAAACAGGCAACAGAATATGTTCTTCAGAGGGCCCTTTCTCAGCTTGAGGAAGCCGGTTTTGAAACCGAATTCTTCACGGTGAGGGGTAAGACCATCGGCCCCTGCAGGCACTGTGACTACTGCCTCAGGGAAAAGAGGTGCCTTGTGGAGGACGACATGTACCCCCTCTACAGTCTGCTTAAAGAGGCTGAAGGTATCGTAATCGCAACACCCGTCTACAATGGAGGTGTCAGTGCCCAGATAAAGGCCATAATGGACCGCTGCCGCGCCCTTGGAGCTGAAGACTACGATGCCCTCAGGGGCAAGGTGGGGATGGGTATAGCGGTTGGTGGAGACCGGGCAGGGGGTCAGGAACCCGCCCTTCTCCAGATACACACCTTCTACATCCTCAACGGAGTGATACCCGTTAGCGGAGGGTCCTTCGGGGCAAATCTTGGGGCCTGCTTCTGGTCAAGGGATACTGCAGAGGGTGTTAAAGAAGACCCCTACGGCTTCAGAAGCCTTGATAAAACCCTTAAAATGTTCATGAAATTCCTTGAAAAAACAGGCTGA
- the hisB gene encoding imidazoleglycerol-phosphate dehydratase HisB, translating into MRKALKTRKTLETHVKVDLNLDGSGKFSINTGLRFLDHMLESLARHGLLDLEIEARGDVDVDDHHTVEDVALALGEALKEALGDKKGIRRMSSAMVPMDDSLAMVALDLSGRPYTVLELGFREMKIGDVSAQNIRHFIESLAVSAAINIHASVRGENDHHMAEALFKALALSLRDAVRVEHGEIPSTKGRI; encoded by the coding sequence ATGAGAAAGGCTCTGAAAACGAGGAAAACCCTTGAAACCCATGTTAAAGTTGATTTGAACCTTGATGGGAGTGGAAAATTCAGTATAAATACTGGACTGCGGTTTCTTGATCACATGCTGGAATCCCTTGCACGTCATGGGCTCCTGGACCTTGAAATTGAGGCCAGGGGGGATGTGGATGTGGATGATCATCACACAGTCGAGGATGTTGCCCTGGCACTCGGTGAGGCTCTTAAGGAGGCCCTGGGTGATAAGAAGGGTATAAGGAGGATGTCCTCTGCCATGGTCCCCATGGATGATTCCCTTGCAATGGTTGCACTGGACCTCAGCGGGAGACCCTACACCGTCCTTGAACTTGGATTCAGGGAGATGAAGATAGGTGACGTCTCAGCCCAGAACATCAGGCACTTCATTGAATCACTGGCCGTGTCTGCAGCCATTAACATACATGCCTCAGTGAGGGGTGAAAACGATCATCACATGGCCGAGGCCCTCTTCAAGGCACTGGCACTTTCACTCAGGGATGCTGTGCGGGTTGAACACGGGGAGATCCCCAGTACAAAGGGCAGAATATAA
- a CDS encoding bifunctional 5,6,7,8-tetrahydromethanopterin hydro-lyase/3-hexulose-6-phosphate synthase yields the protein MYRIGEALIGSRNEVAHIDLIIGDKEGNAGAAFANGLTNLSLGHTPLLSVIRPNLMTKPATLIVPKVTVSCLEDADKIFGPAQTAVARAVADAVEEGIIPEEKAEDLVVIVSVFIHPDAEDYRKIYQYNYGATKLALRRAMEGYPSIRKVITEKDRGSHPIMGFRAVRLWNPPYLQVALDLDSMEEMERIIDSLPNRERILLEAGTPLVKKFGVGVVSRIRELRRDAFIIADLKTLDVGRIEVKMAADETADAVAISGLGTVESIEKAIHEAQKQGIYSILDMMNVENFVEKLKGLKYKPDIVLLHRNVDLETLRAERGEDIGDMSEWGNIREIKEILGPRGLVAVAGGITPSKMQEALESGADIIVVGRYIIGSRDVRRAAEDFLEHMPQDPDTMRLPLDEDEAI from the coding sequence TTGTACAGGATAGGTGAAGCATTAATAGGAAGCAGGAATGAAGTCGCCCACATAGACCTCATCATAGGGGACAAGGAGGGAAACGCAGGAGCGGCCTTTGCAAACGGCCTCACAAACCTCTCCCTGGGGCACACCCCCCTGCTCTCGGTCATAAGACCCAACCTCATGACCAAGCCAGCCACCCTCATCGTGCCGAAGGTCACGGTGAGCTGCCTGGAAGACGCTGATAAGATATTTGGACCAGCACAGACAGCCGTTGCCCGTGCAGTGGCAGACGCTGTTGAAGAGGGCATCATACCTGAAGAAAAGGCAGAGGACCTTGTTGTAATTGTGAGTGTGTTCATACACCCTGATGCTGAGGATTACCGCAAGATATACCAGTACAACTATGGCGCCACCAAACTCGCCCTCAGAAGGGCCATGGAAGGTTATCCATCAATAAGGAAGGTGATAACCGAGAAGGATCGTGGAAGCCATCCAATCATGGGATTCCGCGCCGTTCGCCTCTGGAACCCACCATACCTCCAGGTCGCCCTTGACCTTGACAGCATGGAGGAGATGGAGAGAATCATCGATTCACTCCCGAACCGGGAAAGGATACTCCTTGAGGCCGGGACACCCCTGGTTAAAAAATTCGGTGTTGGAGTGGTGAGCAGGATAAGGGAACTCCGCAGGGACGCCTTCATAATAGCTGACCTTAAAACACTCGACGTTGGTAGAATAGAGGTTAAAATGGCTGCAGATGAAACCGCGGATGCTGTGGCCATATCAGGCCTTGGAACGGTTGAATCCATTGAGAAGGCCATACACGAGGCCCAGAAGCAGGGCATATACTCAATACTGGACATGATGAACGTTGAGAACTTCGTTGAGAAACTGAAGGGCCTTAAATACAAACCGGACATCGTCCTGCTCCACAGGAACGTGGACCTGGAAACCCTCAGGGCCGAACGTGGAGAAGACATCGGTGATATGAGTGAATGGGGTAATATAAGGGAGATAAAGGAAATCCTGGGTCCCAGGGGACTTGTTGCAGTCGCTGGAGGTATAACTCCATCCAAGATGCAGGAGGCCCTTGAAAGCGGCGCCGATATAATAGTGGTTGGAAGGTACATCATCGGCTCAAGGGACGTTAGAAGGGCCGCTGAGGACTTCCTTGAGCACATGCCACAGGACCCAGATACCATGAGGCTACCGCTGGACGAAGACGAAGCCATCTAG
- a CDS encoding flippase gives MASSGTSKLLRGSFLIMIGNLLFRVGGYIYRVLMTRLLGPEGYGLLGLTLPFQGIFQILSAGGLPPAIAKYVAQHRALNEDEMARQVLITSLKVMIFLGITFSFVMFFTAPWLANDVFHKPLAQYPLQAVALITPFSVIVGAFRGAFQGIYHMEYVVLTRAVEQVFMITLAVVFVMLGFYAAGAVMGTAMGFLASAISAILIFRRLTSNYFPPIPPEKRLSFTQELGLVRTLLAFSIPVIITALSEMAIYDISVFVIGVFMATTSVGYYTAADPVARLPLVISLSVATAVLPAASEAFALNDHRLLETYMVQSYRIVTLLVLPMCVGIAVFSGPLLELLFGDQFVHGAGALSILVVGMSFYTLFMISSSIAQGIGYPRLPMYVLVGGTIINLALNLLLVPLLGIEGGALATTMAAFIIMLVILWETFRITDVKPPAAAFMRITLASAVMGLSMLLLPQNITGLLLAVLISPPVYTTALILIGGVEKRDLRLLRRFGSKTGPLEKPISRMADMMERWAK, from the coding sequence ATGGCATCTTCAGGCACTTCAAAGCTTCTAAGGGGCAGTTTTCTCATAATGATCGGCAACCTTCTCTTCAGGGTCGGTGGATACATCTACAGGGTCCTCATGACAAGACTCCTTGGACCTGAAGGTTACGGTCTCCTTGGACTCACCCTCCCGTTCCAGGGAATATTCCAGATACTATCCGCCGGAGGACTTCCACCTGCAATCGCAAAGTATGTTGCGCAGCACAGGGCCCTCAACGAGGATGAAATGGCAAGGCAGGTTCTTATAACCTCCCTGAAGGTTATGATATTCCTGGGTATCACCTTCTCCTTTGTAATGTTTTTCACTGCCCCCTGGCTTGCAAATGATGTTTTCCATAAGCCCCTGGCCCAGTACCCCCTCCAGGCTGTTGCCCTCATCACACCCTTCAGCGTCATAGTGGGTGCCTTCAGGGGTGCCTTTCAGGGCATATACCATATGGAGTACGTGGTGCTCACGCGGGCCGTTGAACAGGTGTTCATGATAACCCTTGCAGTGGTATTTGTGATGCTCGGATTCTATGCGGCGGGGGCCGTTATGGGGACTGCCATGGGCTTCCTGGCCTCTGCAATCTCCGCAATCCTTATCTTCAGGCGCTTGACCAGTAACTATTTCCCCCCCATCCCCCCGGAGAAGAGGCTCAGTTTCACCCAGGAGCTTGGACTTGTCAGGACCCTCCTTGCATTTTCAATACCCGTCATAATCACAGCCCTCTCTGAGATGGCCATATATGATATAAGCGTCTTTGTCATAGGGGTTTTCATGGCCACCACGTCCGTCGGGTACTATACCGCCGCAGACCCTGTTGCAAGGCTGCCCCTTGTAATATCCCTTTCTGTTGCAACCGCAGTCCTACCTGCAGCCTCTGAGGCCTTCGCACTTAATGATCACCGGCTCCTTGAAACCTACATGGTGCAGTCCTACAGGATCGTGACCCTCCTGGTGCTGCCCATGTGTGTGGGGATAGCGGTGTTCTCAGGTCCGCTGCTTGAACTCCTCTTCGGTGACCAGTTCGTCCATGGTGCCGGTGCCCTCAGCATACTTGTGGTCGGTATGAGCTTCTACACCCTCTTCATGATATCTTCAAGTATCGCCCAGGGAATCGGCTACCCCCGGCTTCCAATGTATGTTCTCGTAGGGGGAACCATCATAAATCTTGCACTTAACCTTTTACTGGTACCTCTCCTTGGAATTGAGGGAGGGGCCCTTGCAACAACAATGGCGGCCTTCATAATAATGCTTGTTATACTCTGGGAAACCTTCAGGATAACCGATGTCAAACCACCGGCAGCAGCCTTCATGAGAATAACCCTTGCATCCGCTGTTATGGGCCTTTCAATGCTCCTGCTCCCCCAGAACATCACCGGACTGCTCCTTGCAGTACTCATATCACCCCCAGTCTATACCACTGCCCTTATTTTAATTGGAGGTGTTGAAAAGAGGGATCTTAGGCTTCTCAGGAGGTTCGGTTCAAAGACAGGGCCCCTTGAAAAACCCATAAGCAGGATGGCTGATATGATGGAAAGATGGGCGAAGTAG
- a CDS encoding radical SAM protein: MSLADRVQILSDTAQFDLCDYSADPSQRNPSVPGIYYSSYRGCRVPLFKVLLTNRCCNDCRYCINNSGITPVELEPREIAGIFLSYYHKRYVDGLFLSSGVSRDPDETMEKLIETLRILRTEGYGGYIHLKIIPGASMDSIRRAMELASRVSINIETATRDGLEELSSTKDYGVDILRRIRWIKRLLDRDRTLAPAGHSTQLMVGAVDETDREIVKRIKWMHEKYSTRRVYFSAFEPVEGTPLEEREAENPERVMRLYQADNLIKSYGFSPDELQFHGGYLDPEVDPKYAAALEMDIFPVDLREAPYREIIRVPGIGPVSARKIISIRKKRDLSPDLLKEIGVRLKRAEPFIRFDERQTSLEEWLG, encoded by the coding sequence ATGAGTCTTGCGGATAGGGTTCAGATCCTCAGTGATACTGCACAGTTTGATCTCTGTGATTACAGTGCAGATCCCTCCCAGAGGAATCCCTCGGTGCCGGGAATATACTACAGCAGCTACAGGGGCTGCAGGGTCCCCCTCTTCAAGGTTTTACTTACAAACCGCTGCTGCAATGACTGCAGGTACTGCATAAACAATTCAGGGATAACCCCTGTTGAGCTTGAACCCAGGGAGATAGCCGGAATATTCCTCAGCTACTACCATAAAAGGTACGTCGATGGTCTCTTCCTCTCATCAGGTGTCAGCAGGGACCCTGATGAAACCATGGAAAAACTTATCGAGACCCTCAGGATCCTCCGCACAGAGGGTTACGGCGGTTACATCCACCTCAAGATCATACCCGGGGCATCCATGGACAGTATAAGGAGGGCCATGGAACTTGCAAGCCGTGTGAGTATAAACATTGAAACAGCCACCAGGGACGGGCTCGAGGAGCTATCATCAACCAAGGATTACGGTGTGGACATACTCAGGAGAATCAGATGGATTAAGAGACTCCTTGACAGGGACAGGACCCTTGCTCCGGCGGGTCACAGCACCCAGCTGATGGTTGGTGCCGTGGACGAGACTGACCGTGAAATAGTTAAAAGGATAAAGTGGATGCATGAGAAGTACTCGACAAGGAGGGTGTACTTCAGTGCCTTTGAACCAGTGGAAGGGACTCCCCTGGAGGAAAGAGAAGCTGAAAATCCTGAGAGGGTTATGAGGCTCTACCAGGCAGACAACCTCATTAAATCCTATGGTTTCAGTCCTGATGAACTTCAATTCCATGGTGGATACCTTGACCCTGAGGTTGACCCGAAGTACGCCGCCGCCCTTGAGATGGACATCTTCCCTGTGGATTTAAGGGAAGCCCCCTACAGGGAGATCATCCGCGTTCCTGGCATCGGCCCGGTATCCGCCAGGAAGATAATAAGTATAAGGAAGAAGAGGGATCTGAGTCCTGACTTGCTGAAGGAAATCGGTGTCAGATTAAAAAGGGCCGAGCCATTCATCCGGTTTGATGAAAGACAGACAAGTCTTGAAGAGTGGCTTGGATGA
- the cfbB gene encoding Ni-sirohydrochlorin a,c-diamide synthase — MRVVLAGTGSAVGKTTIATGIMKALSGRGVQPFKVGPDYIDPSYHTMATGNTSRNLDSFFMSDGQIREAFIRAMEISGARMGVIEGVRGLYEGISPVNDVGSTASVAKALNAPVVLIINSRSLVKSAAAIVLGFRALDPEVRIKGVILNQVKNRRHYLKTKRAVEELADTPVIGGIPRDEELAVEQRHLGLVPAVERESIASFIEKWGLAMEEYIDLDALEDIMSSAGRIHGGRERLWKKENSKRVRIGVAFDEAFNFYYRENLEALEDNSASIIHFSPLHDEELPDADALYIGGGYPEVFAGALESNIPMRKSIMKFHGDGRPIFGECGGLMYLMASINDHEMCRVFPYPSEMTPRVQGLSYVISEAIEDNIITEAGDVFRGHEFHYSRALVDKNARFAFRVLRGKGIMDSMDGVTSGSALASYIHIHAASCPQFAANLTRNAWEL; from the coding sequence ATGAGAGTTGTACTTGCAGGGACCGGGAGTGCGGTTGGCAAAACCACAATTGCAACGGGTATAATGAAGGCACTATCAGGGAGGGGGGTTCAGCCCTTCAAGGTGGGCCCGGACTACATAGACCCCTCCTATCATACCATGGCCACAGGCAACACATCAAGGAACCTCGACTCATTCTTCATGTCAGATGGCCAGATAAGAGAGGCTTTCATAAGGGCAATGGAAATATCAGGGGCCCGCATGGGGGTAATAGAGGGAGTAAGGGGTTTATATGAGGGTATAAGCCCCGTTAATGATGTTGGGAGCACGGCTTCAGTTGCAAAGGCCCTCAACGCCCCTGTTGTACTGATAATAAATTCAAGGAGTCTTGTTAAAAGCGCCGCCGCCATTGTCCTGGGATTCAGGGCCCTTGACCCGGAGGTCAGGATAAAGGGCGTCATACTTAACCAGGTCAAAAACAGGAGACACTACCTCAAAACAAAGAGGGCTGTGGAGGAACTTGCAGACACCCCCGTGATCGGGGGAATCCCCAGGGATGAGGAACTGGCCGTTGAACAGAGGCACCTGGGACTGGTACCTGCAGTTGAAAGGGAGAGCATAGCATCCTTCATTGAGAAATGGGGCCTTGCCATGGAGGAGTACATTGACCTCGACGCCCTTGAGGATATAATGTCCTCTGCAGGCAGGATCCATGGAGGAAGAGAAAGGCTCTGGAAGAAGGAAAACAGTAAAAGGGTTAGGATAGGGGTTGCCTTTGATGAGGCATTCAACTTTTACTACAGGGAGAACCTTGAGGCCCTTGAGGATAACTCGGCATCCATCATCCACTTCAGCCCCCTCCATGATGAGGAACTGCCTGATGCAGACGCATTATACATCGGCGGAGGCTACCCCGAGGTTTTTGCAGGGGCACTTGAATCGAACATTCCCATGAGGAAATCCATAATGAAGTTTCATGGTGATGGGAGGCCCATCTTTGGCGAGTGCGGAGGCCTCATGTACCTCATGGCATCCATAAATGACCATGAAATGTGCAGGGTCTTCCCATACCCCTCTGAGATGACCCCCAGGGTTCAGGGTCTCAGCTACGTGATTTCAGAGGCCATCGAGGATAACATAATCACGGAGGCAGGTGATGTCTTCAGGGGCCATGAGTTCCACTACTCCAGGGCCCTGGTGGATAAGAATGCCAGATTTGCATTCAGGGTGCTCAGGGGGAAGGGTATAATGGATTCAATGGATGGTGTGACCTCGGGTTCTGCCCTTGCAAGCTACATCCATATACATGCAGCCTCCTGTCCACAGTTCGCAGCTAACCTCACAAGGAATGCATGGGAGTTATAG